The Pseudomonas sp. R4-35-07 genome contains a region encoding:
- the nagE gene encoding N-acetylglucosamine-specific PTS transporter subunit IIBC, which yields MYQHFIEGLQRLGRALMLPIAILPIAGLLLRLGDTDLLNIAVMHDAGQAIFANLALIFAIGIAVGFARDNNGTAGLAGAIGYLVMISTLKVMDTSINMGMLAGIASGLMAGGLYNRFKDIKLPEYLAFFGGRRFVPIVTGFSAVGLGVIFGLIWPPIQHGINSFGVLLMESGSLGAFVFGVFNRLLIVTGLHHILNNMAWFVFGSFTDPVTGAVVTGDLTRYFAGDPKGGQFMTGMFPVMLFGLPAACLAMYRNALPERRKVMGGIFLSMALTSFLTGVTEPIEFAFMFLAPFLYLIHAVLTGLSMAITNMLNIHLGFTFSGGFIDMVLGWGKSTNGWLVVPVGLAYAAIYYTVFSYCIRRFNLKTPGREDIQVAPAETMSDNQRATAYIRALGGADNLLSVGACTTRLRLDMLDRNKAMDAELKALGAMAVVRPGNGGSLQVVVGPMADSIADEIRLAMPSFVASASVTVAPVDKPVSVDVQEAEKWLSALGGRENVRQLETVAMTRLRVELGDDSVLSEADLTALGCQGVSRLDSGVWHLLIGDKAPGLGDALERLVGARQIGAGA from the coding sequence ATGTATCAACATTTCATCGAAGGCCTGCAACGCCTGGGCCGCGCACTGATGCTGCCGATTGCGATCCTGCCGATCGCCGGTCTCTTGCTGCGGCTGGGCGACACCGACTTGCTCAATATCGCGGTGATGCACGACGCCGGGCAGGCCATCTTCGCCAACCTGGCATTGATCTTCGCCATCGGCATCGCCGTCGGCTTTGCCCGCGACAATAACGGCACGGCCGGCCTGGCAGGGGCGATTGGCTATCTGGTGATGATCTCCACGCTCAAGGTGATGGACACCTCCATCAACATGGGCATGCTCGCCGGTATCGCCAGTGGCCTGATGGCCGGTGGGCTGTATAACCGCTTCAAGGACATCAAGCTGCCGGAGTACCTGGCGTTCTTCGGCGGGCGGCGATTCGTGCCGATTGTCACAGGCTTTTCGGCGGTGGGACTGGGCGTGATTTTTGGCCTGATCTGGCCGCCGATCCAGCACGGCATCAACAGCTTCGGCGTGTTGCTGATGGAAAGCGGCAGCCTCGGCGCGTTCGTGTTTGGCGTGTTCAACCGCCTGTTGATCGTCACCGGCCTGCACCACATCCTCAACAACATGGCGTGGTTCGTGTTCGGCAGCTTTACCGACCCGGTGACGGGCGCGGTGGTGACGGGCGATCTGACTCGATATTTTGCCGGCGATCCGAAGGGCGGCCAGTTCATGACCGGCATGTTCCCGGTGATGCTGTTCGGCTTGCCCGCCGCGTGCCTGGCGATGTACCGCAACGCCCTGCCGGAGCGCCGCAAGGTGATGGGCGGGATCTTCCTGTCGATGGCGCTGACCTCGTTTTTGACCGGGGTGACCGAGCCGATTGAATTTGCCTTTATGTTCCTGGCGCCGTTCCTGTATCTGATCCACGCCGTGCTCACTGGCCTGTCGATGGCCATCACCAATATGCTGAACATCCACCTGGGCTTCACCTTCTCCGGTGGGTTTATCGACATGGTGCTCGGCTGGGGTAAATCCACCAACGGCTGGCTGGTGGTGCCGGTGGGGCTGGCGTATGCGGCGATCTACTACACGGTGTTCAGTTACTGCATCCGCCGCTTCAACCTGAAGACACCGGGCCGGGAAGATATCCAGGTGGCACCGGCTGAAACGATGAGCGATAACCAACGCGCCACGGCTTACATCCGCGCATTGGGAGGTGCGGACAACCTGCTCAGCGTCGGCGCCTGCACCACGCGGCTGCGCCTGGACATGCTCGACCGCAACAAGGCGATGGATGCCGAACTCAAAGCGCTGGGCGCCATGGCCGTGGTGCGGCCGGGCAATGGTGGGAGTTTGCAGGTAGTGGTCGGCCCGATGGCGGATAGCATTGCCGATGAGATTCGGTTGGCGATGCCGTCTTTTGTTGCCAGTGCGTCGGTGACGGTTGCGCCTGTGGATAAGCCGGTGTCGGTGGATGTGCAGGAAGCCGAAAAGTGGCTGAGCGCCTTGGGTGGCCGAGAGAATGTGCGGCAGTTGGAAACCGTGGCAATGACGCGATTGCGGGTGGAGTTGGGGGATGATTCGGTGTTGTCAGAGGCTGATCTCACTGCACTGGGTTGCCAGGGCGTCAGTCGGCTGGACAGCGGCGTTTGGCACCTGTTGATTGGTGACAAGGCGCCGGGATTGGGTGATGCGTTGGAGCGGTTGGTCGGTGCTCGGCAGATCGGCGCGGGCGCTTAA
- a CDS encoding GntR family transcriptional regulator, translating into MNPILALRPDDKQSTPLYLQLARKLEAAIHAGQWTSEQALPSERALSEQLSISRVTARKALEVLFEQGLIRRSQGSGTFITPRLEQPLSRLSGFSEMLRLKGFVPGSQWLERDITPPTHEELIRLCLSTNDKVARLKRLRKADDTVMAIEMTAVPASVLPQPQALGSSLYEYFDSIGKPIVRALQHVQAINASDEFAKLVGIAPGTAMLLMTRVGYTLDNTPIEITDTYCRNDYYDFVAELRR; encoded by the coding sequence ATGAATCCCATTCTGGCCTTGCGCCCTGACGACAAACAATCCACGCCGCTGTACCTGCAATTGGCGCGCAAGCTCGAAGCGGCGATCCATGCCGGCCAGTGGACCTCCGAGCAAGCCCTGCCGTCGGAACGCGCGCTCAGCGAGCAGTTGAGCATTTCTCGGGTCACCGCCCGCAAAGCGCTGGAAGTGCTGTTTGAGCAGGGCCTGATCCGCCGCAGCCAGGGCTCCGGCACCTTTATCACGCCACGCCTGGAACAGCCGCTGTCGCGCCTGTCGGGGTTCAGCGAGATGCTGCGCCTCAAGGGCTTTGTGCCCGGCTCCCAATGGCTTGAACGCGACATCACCCCGCCGACCCATGAAGAACTGATCCGCCTGTGCCTGTCGACCAATGACAAAGTGGCGCGCCTCAAGCGCCTGCGCAAAGCCGACGACACAGTCATGGCCATTGAAATGACCGCTGTCCCCGCTTCGGTGCTGCCACAGCCGCAGGCCTTGGGCAGCTCGCTGTACGAATACTTCGACAGTATCGGCAAGCCCATCGTCCGTGCCCTGCAGCATGTACAGGCGATCAACGCATCGGATGAATTCGCCAAGCTGGTGGGCATCGCCCCCGGCACCGCCATGCTGCTGATGACCCGGGTCGGCTACACGCTGGATAACACCCCCATAGAAATCACCGACACCTATTGCCGCAACGACTACTACGACTTTGTCGCAGAGCTGCGTAGGTAA
- a CDS encoding SIS domain-containing protein, giving the protein MLEEALASCDAVAAQLQRLEPILEDVAGRLRRQPPQVAMTVARGSSDHAASYFAYLAMQHVGIPVASLPMSVVTLLQAPLKVSGQVAFGFSQSGQSPDLVNSLRLLRKRGALSISMVNAEDSPLQAACEFHVPLCAGPELSVAATKSFIATLSASAMLVGHWNQEADLLQACKALPDGLRDAAKQDWRAAIEALKGSQRLMVIGRGAGFAVAQEAALKLKETSAIQAEAFSSAEVRHGPMALIDADYPLLVFAPRGAEQAGLLTLAADMRQRGARVLLAAPDDVAERDLTLSRAEHPSLDPILAIQSFYVMAAGLAQARGMNPDQPRHLSKVTRTH; this is encoded by the coding sequence ATGCTTGAAGAGGCGCTGGCCTCCTGTGACGCCGTCGCGGCGCAACTGCAACGCCTGGAGCCGATACTCGAAGACGTCGCCGGTCGCCTGCGCCGCCAGCCGCCGCAAGTGGCGATGACCGTTGCGCGGGGCAGCTCGGACCATGCCGCCAGTTACTTCGCCTACTTGGCCATGCAGCACGTGGGGATTCCGGTGGCGTCGCTGCCGATGTCGGTGGTGACCTTGCTGCAGGCGCCATTGAAGGTCAGCGGCCAGGTGGCGTTTGGTTTCTCGCAATCGGGGCAAAGCCCGGACCTGGTCAACAGCCTGCGCCTGCTGCGCAAACGTGGGGCCTTGAGCATCTCGATGGTCAACGCCGAAGACTCGCCGCTGCAAGCCGCCTGTGAGTTCCATGTGCCGCTGTGTGCCGGGCCGGAACTCAGCGTGGCCGCCACCAAGAGCTTTATCGCCACGCTCAGCGCCAGCGCGATGCTGGTCGGCCACTGGAACCAGGAAGCCGACCTGCTGCAAGCCTGCAAGGCGCTGCCCGACGGCCTGCGTGACGCGGCCAAACAGGATTGGCGCGCGGCCATCGAGGCGCTCAAAGGCAGCCAGCGCTTGATGGTGATCGGCCGTGGCGCCGGTTTTGCCGTCGCCCAGGAAGCCGCGCTCAAGCTCAAGGAAACCTCGGCGATCCAGGCCGAAGCCTTCAGCAGCGCCGAAGTGCGCCACGGGCCTATGGCCTTGATCGACGCAGACTACCCCTTGCTGGTGTTCGCCCCACGCGGCGCCGAGCAGGCCGGCCTGCTGACCCTGGCCGCCGATATGCGCCAGCGCGGCGCCCGTGTGTTGCTGGCGGCGCCGGACGATGTCGCCGAACGCGACCTGACCCTGAGCCGCGCCGAACACCCGAGCCTGGACCCGATCCTGGCCATCCAGAGTTTCTACGTGATGGCGGCAGGCCTGGCCCAGGCCCGGGGCATGAACCCCGACCAGCCCCGTCACCTGAGCAAAGTCACTCGCACTCACTAA
- a CDS encoding CoA pyrophosphatase, whose product MLDELLRRVSNHTPHTLETDGRFPEAAVLVPITRSDEPELILTLRASGLSTHGGEVAFPGGRRDPEDPDLIFTALREAEEEIGLPPGLVEVIGPLSPLISLHGIRVTPYVGVIPDYVEYLANDAEIAAVFSVPLDFFRQDPREHTHRIDYQGRSWYVPSYRFGEYKIWGLTAIMIVELINLLYDDAKISLHQPPKSFINI is encoded by the coding sequence ATGCTGGACGAGCTACTTCGCCGGGTAAGCAATCACACTCCCCACACCCTGGAGACTGACGGGCGTTTCCCCGAGGCCGCGGTGCTGGTACCGATTACCCGCAGTGACGAACCCGAGCTGATCCTGACCCTGCGCGCCAGCGGCCTGTCGACCCACGGTGGCGAAGTGGCCTTTCCCGGCGGGCGCCGCGATCCCGAAGACCCGGACCTGATTTTTACCGCCCTGCGCGAAGCCGAAGAAGAAATCGGCCTGCCGCCGGGGCTGGTCGAAGTCATCGGACCGTTGAGCCCGTTGATCTCCCTGCACGGCATCCGCGTAACGCCGTACGTGGGCGTCATCCCCGACTACGTCGAATACCTGGCCAACGACGCCGAGATCGCAGCGGTCTTCAGCGTGCCCCTGGATTTTTTCCGCCAGGACCCGCGCGAGCACACCCACCGCATCGATTACCAAGGCCGCAGTTGGTATGTGCCGAGCTATCGGTTCGGCGAATACAAAATCTGGGGCCTGACGGCAATCATGATCGTCGAGCTGATCAACCTGCTCTATGACGATGCCAAGATCAGCCTGCACCAGCCACCCAAGAGCTTCATCAATATCTAA
- the ptsP gene encoding phosphoenolpyruvate--protein phosphotransferase gives MSNNNNRLTLSAPLSGPVLALGSVPDEVFASGAMGDGIAIDPLNDCLHAPCDGVIIHVARTGHALTLRADNGAEVLMHVGIDTVELNGEGFALLVKEGARVSQGQALVQFDLDRIARQCKSLVSLIILTNSDRFELTPCPLSTVKVGEPLMQVTLRSGAPVQAAVDNSSAEASASVRITHRGGLHARPAALIRKTAQGFSSQAHLHFADKSASCDSLIGLMGLGIGEGDEVRVTCRGNDADAALQGLIAALSVAIREDHHAPAVAAVPRRASVEADVLQGVCAAPGLVCGPLFRLTGIELPEDTGNHAADEQKQRLDTALEQVRGEIRSTLDHARQRKNIDEEEIFAAHLALLEDPALLQAAADAIAQGSAATHAWRDAIQAQCAVLLALGKPLFAERANDLRDLQQRVLRALLGEAWHFELPAGAIVSAHELTPSDLLQLSEQHAVGICMAEGGATSHVAILARGKGLPCVVALGAELLEVPQGQRVVLDAANGRLELAPSDARHAEVHQIRDAQKVRRQQQQAQARLPARTLDGVSIEIAANVASSAEAQLAFANGADGVGLLRTEFLFVDRRTAPDEQEQRQAYQAVLDAMGDKSVIIRTIDVGGDKQLDYLPLPVEANPVLGLRGIRLAQVRPELLDLQLRALLQVSPLQRCRILLPMVSEVDELLQIRQRLDQLCEELALTQRPELGVMIEVPAAALMAEQLAEHADFLSIGTNDLSQYTLAMDRDHAGLAARVDALHPALLRLIAQTCAGAAKHGRWVGVCGALASDPLATPVLIGLGVSELSVSPPQIGEIKDRVRHLDAAQCRQLSQGLLDLSSAKAVRHACQHHWPLS, from the coding sequence ATGTCCAACAACAATAACCGACTGACCCTTAGCGCCCCCTTGAGTGGGCCGGTGCTAGCCCTGGGCAGCGTCCCCGACGAAGTGTTCGCCAGCGGCGCCATGGGCGACGGTATTGCCATCGACCCATTGAACGATTGCCTGCACGCGCCGTGTGATGGGGTGATTATCCACGTCGCCCGCACCGGACATGCGCTGACCCTGCGCGCCGACAACGGTGCCGAAGTGCTGATGCATGTCGGCATCGACACCGTGGAACTCAATGGCGAAGGTTTTGCCTTGCTGGTGAAGGAAGGCGCGCGGGTGAGCCAGGGCCAGGCGCTGGTGCAATTTGATCTGGACCGCATTGCGCGCCAGTGCAAGAGCCTGGTGAGCTTGATCATCCTGACCAACAGCGACCGCTTCGAACTGACGCCCTGCCCGCTCAGCACGGTCAAGGTCGGGGAGCCGTTGATGCAGGTGACGCTGCGCTCGGGCGCCCCCGTTCAAGCGGCTGTGGATAACTCCAGCGCCGAAGCCAGCGCCAGCGTACGCATCACCCATCGCGGCGGTTTGCATGCGCGCCCCGCGGCGCTGATCCGCAAGACCGCCCAGGGTTTCAGCAGCCAGGCGCACCTGCACTTCGCTGACAAGTCGGCGTCGTGCGACAGCCTGATTGGCTTGATGGGATTGGGCATTGGCGAAGGTGACGAAGTACGCGTGACCTGCCGTGGCAACGATGCCGATGCGGCGCTGCAAGGGTTGATCGCGGCGTTGTCCGTGGCGATCCGCGAAGATCACCACGCTCCTGCAGTGGCGGCCGTACCACGTCGCGCCAGTGTGGAAGCCGATGTGTTGCAAGGCGTGTGCGCAGCCCCCGGCCTGGTGTGCGGCCCGCTGTTTCGTCTGACCGGCATCGAGCTGCCGGAAGACACCGGTAACCATGCGGCCGACGAACAAAAGCAGCGTCTCGATACGGCACTGGAGCAGGTGCGCGGCGAAATCCGCAGCACCCTGGACCACGCCCGCCAACGCAAGAACATCGACGAAGAAGAGATCTTCGCCGCGCACCTCGCGCTGCTGGAAGACCCGGCATTGCTGCAAGCCGCTGCCGACGCCATTGCCCAGGGCAGCGCCGCCACCCATGCCTGGCGCGATGCGATCCAGGCCCAGTGCGCGGTATTGCTGGCACTGGGCAAGCCCTTGTTTGCCGAACGCGCCAACGACCTGCGCGACCTGCAACAACGCGTATTGCGTGCGCTGCTGGGTGAAGCCTGGCACTTCGAATTGCCCGCCGGAGCGATTGTCAGCGCCCATGAACTCACCCCCTCGGACCTGCTGCAACTGAGCGAACAGCACGCCGTGGGGATCTGCATGGCCGAGGGCGGCGCCACGTCCCACGTCGCGATTCTGGCGCGGGGCAAAGGCTTGCCTTGCGTGGTGGCGCTGGGTGCTGAGCTGCTTGAGGTGCCTCAGGGCCAGCGCGTGGTGCTGGACGCCGCCAATGGCCGCCTGGAACTGGCGCCCAGCGATGCTCGCCATGCTGAAGTCCACCAGATTCGTGACGCGCAGAAAGTCCGCCGCCAGCAGCAACAGGCTCAGGCCCGATTGCCGGCGCGCACCCTCGATGGCGTGAGCATTGAAATCGCCGCCAACGTCGCCTCCAGCGCCGAAGCCCAACTGGCGTTTGCAAACGGCGCCGATGGCGTCGGCCTGCTGCGCACCGAATTCCTCTTCGTCGACCGCCGCACCGCGCCGGATGAACAGGAGCAGCGCCAGGCCTATCAAGCCGTGCTGGATGCCATGGGCGACAAGTCGGTGATCATCCGCACCATCGACGTGGGCGGCGACAAGCAACTCGATTACCTGCCGCTGCCTGTCGAAGCCAACCCGGTGCTGGGCCTGCGCGGCATTCGCCTGGCCCAGGTACGCCCGGAACTGCTCGACCTGCAACTGCGCGCGCTGCTGCAAGTCAGCCCGCTGCAGCGCTGCCGCATCCTGCTGCCGATGGTCAGCGAAGTGGATGAGCTGCTGCAGATCCGCCAGCGCCTGGATCAATTGTGCGAAGAGCTGGCACTGACCCAGCGTCCCGAACTGGGCGTGATGATCGAAGTGCCCGCCGCCGCACTGATGGCTGAGCAATTGGCCGAGCATGCGGACTTCTTGTCCATCGGCACCAATGACCTGTCCCAGTACACCCTGGCCATGGACCGCGACCACGCGGGCCTCGCCGCCCGCGTTGATGCGCTGCACCCGGCCTTGCTGCGGCTGATCGCCCAGACCTGCGCCGGTGCGGCGAAACATGGGCGCTGGGTCGGCGTATGCGGCGCCCTCGCCTCTGACCCATTGGCCACGCCGGTGCTGATCGGCCTGGGCGTCAGCGAGCTGTCGGTGAGCCCACCGCAGATCGGCGAAATCAAGGACCGCGTCCGCCACCTGGACGCGGCGCAATGCCGGCAATTGAGCCAAGGATTGCTCGACCTGAGCAGCGCCAAAGCCGTTCGCCACGCCTGTCAACACCACTGGCCGCTGAGCTGA
- the nagA gene encoding N-acetylglucosamine-6-phosphate deacetylase produces the protein MSEDNILTPSGWIRGRLVHEHGKVVAIEGTPCNPADNDLPYLLPGFIDLHVHGGGGKDIMEGVEAFETITRTHVRFGTTSLLATTMTAPVDEISRVLGQLGTFCAQRPTGSARVLGVHLEGPYINPGKLGAQPNFAHTALMAEVEAYLRLAPIRVITIAPEIAGHDSLIRALSQRGVRMQIGHTLGSYEEGVAALAAGATSFTHLYNAMSPLHHREPGIVGAALAHATYAELIPDLLHVHPGAMRVALRSIPCLYCVTDSTAAAGMPDGEYKLGSHTVTKCLGGVRLADGTLAGSTLTMDQALRNLVKIGLPISEASQRLSQFPADYLGLEERGRLQPGSFADCVRLDRSLTLTDVMVEGEAIDFKNA, from the coding sequence ATGTCCGAAGACAACATCCTTACGCCCAGCGGCTGGATCCGCGGCCGCCTGGTGCACGAGCACGGCAAGGTCGTCGCCATCGAAGGCACGCCTTGCAATCCGGCCGACAACGACCTGCCCTATCTGCTGCCCGGCTTTATCGACCTGCATGTGCACGGCGGCGGCGGCAAAGACATCATGGAAGGCGTCGAGGCCTTCGAGACCATCACCCGCACCCATGTGCGATTTGGTACCACCTCGCTGCTGGCCACGACCATGACCGCGCCGGTCGACGAAATCTCCCGCGTGCTCGGCCAGCTCGGCACCTTCTGCGCGCAGCGTCCTACCGGCAGCGCTCGCGTGCTCGGGGTACACCTGGAAGGCCCCTACATCAATCCGGGAAAACTTGGCGCCCAACCCAACTTCGCCCACACCGCCTTGATGGCCGAAGTCGAAGCCTACCTGCGCCTGGCGCCGATCCGGGTGATCACCATTGCGCCGGAAATCGCCGGCCACGACAGCCTGATCCGCGCCCTCAGCCAACGCGGCGTGCGCATGCAGATCGGCCACACCCTGGGCAGTTATGAAGAAGGCGTCGCCGCCCTCGCCGCCGGCGCCACCAGCTTTACCCATTTGTACAACGCCATGAGCCCGCTGCATCACCGCGAGCCGGGCATCGTCGGCGCCGCACTGGCCCACGCCACCTACGCCGAGTTGATTCCCGACCTGCTGCACGTACACCCCGGCGCCATGCGCGTGGCGCTGCGCTCGATCCCCTGCCTGTATTGCGTCACCGACTCCACCGCCGCCGCCGGCATGCCCGATGGCGAATACAAGCTGGGCAGCCACACCGTGACCAAGTGCCTGGGCGGCGTGCGCCTGGCGGACGGCACCCTGGCCGGCTCCACCCTGACCATGGACCAGGCGCTGCGCAACCTGGTGAAGATCGGCCTGCCAATCAGCGAAGCCTCACAACGCCTGTCGCAATTTCCTGCGGACTACCTGGGCCTGGAAGAACGCGGTCGCCTGCAACCGGGCAGCTTTGCCGACTGCGTGCGCCTGGACCGCTCCCTGACACTCACCGACGTAATGGTCGAAGGAGAAGCCATTGACTTCAAAAATGCTTGA
- a CDS encoding NUDIX hydrolase: MNFCSQCGKPVIQRIPEGDARLRYVCDHCATIHYQNPNIVAGTLPVWGDKVLLCRRAIEPRLGYWTLPAGFMENGETVAQAAMRETLEEACARVRNLSLYTLIDVPHISQVHIFYRAELVDLDFAAGQESLEVKLFAEADIPWSELAFRTVGRTLECFFADRRQQLFPVRSESVPPLSKPAQ, encoded by the coding sequence ATGAACTTCTGCAGCCAGTGCGGTAAACCGGTTATCCAACGCATCCCTGAAGGCGACGCACGCCTGCGCTATGTCTGCGATCACTGCGCGACCATTCATTACCAGAACCCCAATATCGTTGCCGGTACCCTGCCGGTATGGGGCGACAAAGTGCTGCTGTGCCGCCGCGCCATCGAGCCGCGCCTGGGTTACTGGACCCTGCCCGCAGGCTTTATGGAAAACGGCGAAACCGTGGCCCAGGCGGCCATGCGCGAGACGCTGGAAGAAGCCTGCGCCCGCGTGCGCAACCTGAGCCTCTATACGCTGATCGACGTGCCGCACATCAGCCAGGTGCATATTTTCTATCGCGCCGAGCTGGTCGACCTGGACTTCGCCGCAGGCCAGGAAAGCCTGGAAGTGAAGCTGTTCGCTGAAGCCGATATCCCTTGGTCCGAGCTGGCTTTCCGCACGGTCGGGCGTACCTTAGAATGCTTCTTCGCTGACCGTCGGCAACAGCTGTTCCCGGTGCGCAGCGAGTCGGTGCCACCCCTGTCCAAGCCCGCCCAATAA
- a CDS encoding murein L,D-transpeptidase family protein has product MRWLLALLCLSFATLSSASTVETPGGKPVEKVLVLKSAHQLQLINDGKPLKTYRISLGKNPKGHKLFEGDRRTPEGLYWIDWRKTSERFNLAMHISYPNISDAARARREGVKPGSMIMIHGTPDTEDYPEQWFHTLDWTDGCIGMRNVDMREVWSLVKDGTLIEIRP; this is encoded by the coding sequence ATGCGTTGGTTGCTTGCTCTTCTCTGCCTGTCGTTCGCTACCCTGTCCTCGGCCTCCACGGTGGAAACACCCGGCGGCAAACCCGTCGAAAAAGTCCTGGTGCTCAAATCCGCTCACCAGTTGCAGCTGATCAACGACGGCAAGCCCCTCAAGACCTATCGCATTTCCCTGGGTAAAAACCCCAAGGGCCACAAGCTGTTCGAGGGCGATCGCCGCACGCCCGAAGGCCTCTACTGGATCGACTGGCGCAAGACCAGCGAGCGCTTCAACCTGGCCATGCACATCTCCTACCCCAACATCAGCGACGCCGCCCGCGCCCGCCGCGAAGGGGTCAAACCGGGCAGCATGATCATGATCCACGGCACCCCGGACACCGAGGATTACCCGGAACAGTGGTTCCACACCCTGGACTGGACCGACGGCTGCATCGGCATGCGCAATGTGGATATGCGTGAGGTCTGGAGCCTGGTCAAGGACGGCACCCTGATCGAGATTCGGCCCTGA